One part of the Pannonibacter sp. XCT-53 genome encodes these proteins:
- a CDS encoding branched-chain amino acid ABC transporter permease — MILVLEQILNGLQYGVMLFLLAAGLTLIFGIMGVINLAHGSLYMVGAYAGTYVAAQTGSFWLGLPAALAAAAVTGLAIEALVIRKLYNRDHLDQVLATFALILMFNQLIVMLFGRSPVFTMLPAAFEGSVEILPGLFYPPYRLLIIGSGLLVAVGLYFLINRTRIGMLVRAGSTNRDMVRALGVDIRLLYTVVFGLGALLAGLAGYMAGPILAVQVGMGEQILLATFVVVVIGGVGSIRGAFVAGIGLGVIDTCLRAFLPGLLRNVMAGPEADALGVGISSMGIYLLMAIVLLIRPKGLFAAGS; from the coding sequence ATGATCCTCGTTCTCGAACAAATCCTGAATGGCCTCCAGTACGGCGTGATGCTGTTCCTGCTGGCGGCCGGCTTGACCCTGATCTTCGGCATCATGGGTGTCATCAACCTGGCGCACGGGTCGCTCTACATGGTCGGCGCCTATGCCGGCACCTATGTCGCTGCCCAGACCGGCAGCTTCTGGCTGGGCTTGCCGGCCGCGCTCGCCGCCGCCGCCGTCACCGGCCTCGCGATCGAGGCGCTGGTGATCCGGAAACTCTACAATCGCGATCATCTGGACCAGGTTTTGGCGACCTTCGCCCTCATCCTGATGTTCAACCAGCTCATCGTGATGCTGTTCGGTCGCTCGCCGGTGTTCACCATGCTCCCGGCCGCCTTCGAGGGCTCGGTCGAGATCCTGCCCGGGCTGTTCTATCCGCCCTACCGCCTGCTGATCATCGGCTCCGGCCTGCTGGTCGCGGTCGGGCTCTATTTCCTGATCAACCGCACGCGGATCGGGATGCTGGTGCGCGCCGGCTCGACCAACCGCGACATGGTCCGGGCCCTCGGCGTCGACATCCGGCTGCTCTACACCGTGGTCTTCGGGCTCGGAGCGCTGCTGGCAGGGCTCGCCGGCTACATGGCCGGGCCGATCCTGGCCGTGCAGGTCGGCATGGGCGAGCAGATCCTGCTGGCCACCTTCGTCGTCGTCGTCATCGGCGGGGTCGGGTCGATCCGCGGTGCCTTCGTCGCCGGCATCGGGCTCGGTGTCATCGACACCTGCCTGCGCGCTTTCCTTCCGGGGCTCCTGCGCAATGTCATGGCAGGGCCGGAGGCTGACGCGCTCGGCGTGGGCATCTCGTCGATGGGCATCTATCTGCTGATGGCCATTGTCCTTCTCATCCGGCCCAAGGGCCTGTTTGCTGCGGGGTCGTGA
- a CDS encoding aspartate dehydrogenase has translation MSGSDLTVALVGWGAIARRVGALLAARRAPVRLVAVATREAAAELDGLPEGCRHISTPDDLTRGAGLLPRLVVEAAGRESVAPWGEAALRAGMDFAVSSTSAFASGPLLDAFLDLARQHGGQILIPPGALGGIDALSAASRLGLARVRHEIIKPPAAWRGTPAETACDLDALASAFVFFAGTARQAAAAYPQNANVAVISALAGLGLDRTEVALVADPAATGNSHRILAEGDFGEMELKLTNRPLATNPKSSEMTALSLVRLIENRAGHLVL, from the coding sequence ATGTCGGGCTCTGACCTCACCGTCGCGCTGGTCGGCTGGGGGGCGATTGCCCGCCGGGTCGGCGCCTTGCTGGCGGCACGCCGGGCACCCGTGCGTCTGGTGGCGGTGGCCACCCGCGAGGCGGCCGCGGAGCTTGACGGGCTGCCCGAGGGCTGCCGGCACATCTCGACGCCCGACGACCTGACGCGCGGGGCCGGGCTTCTGCCCCGCCTCGTGGTCGAGGCGGCCGGTCGCGAGAGCGTCGCGCCCTGGGGCGAGGCCGCGTTGCGGGCCGGCATGGATTTCGCCGTGTCCTCCACCTCGGCCTTTGCCAGCGGGCCGCTGCTCGATGCGTTTCTCGACCTTGCCCGCCAGCATGGCGGCCAGATCCTGATCCCGCCCGGCGCGCTCGGTGGGATTGACGCGCTCTCTGCGGCCTCCCGGCTCGGGCTTGCCCGGGTCCGGCACGAGATCATCAAGCCGCCGGCGGCCTGGCGCGGCACGCCGGCCGAGACGGCCTGCGACCTCGACGCGCTTGCGTCTGCCTTCGTCTTCTTCGCCGGAACCGCGCGGCAGGCCGCCGCTGCCTACCCGCAGAACGCCAACGTGGCCGTCATCTCCGCGCTGGCCGGGCTCGGTCTCGATCGCACCGAGGTCGCCCTCGTTGCCGATCCTGCGGCCACCGGCAACAGCCATCGCATCCTGGCCGAGGGCGACTTCGGCGAGATGGAGCTGAAGCTCACCAACCGCCCGCTCGCCACCAACCCGAAGTCGTCGGAGATGACCGCGCTGTCGCTGGTCCGGCTGATCGAGAACCGCGCCGGGCATCTGGTGCTGTGA
- a CDS encoding 3-hydroxyanthranilate 3,4-dioxygenase — protein MARLQAFNFQKWIDEHKHLLKPPVGNQMVFKDSDLMVTVVGGPNKRTDYHDDPVEEFFYQLKGDMLLKLYDGKEFYDVPIREGDVFLLPPHVRHSPQRPQEGSIGLVIEPARPDGALDAVEWYCFECQALVHRAEVDLESIVDDLPPIYKAFYADEAKRTCPNCGTIHPGKEPPEGWVKL, from the coding sequence ATGGCAAGACTTCAGGCCTTCAATTTCCAGAAGTGGATCGACGAGCACAAGCACCTGCTGAAGCCGCCCGTCGGCAACCAGATGGTGTTCAAGGATTCCGACCTGATGGTCACCGTTGTCGGCGGGCCGAACAAGCGGACCGACTACCACGACGATCCGGTGGAGGAGTTCTTCTACCAGCTCAAGGGCGACATGCTGCTGAAGCTCTACGACGGCAAGGAGTTCTACGACGTGCCGATCCGCGAGGGCGATGTGTTCCTGCTGCCGCCGCACGTGCGTCACTCGCCGCAGCGCCCGCAGGAAGGCTCCATCGGCCTTGTCATCGAGCCGGCGCGCCCGGACGGCGCCCTGGATGCGGTCGAATGGTACTGTTTCGAGTGCCAGGCTCTGGTGCACCGCGCCGAGGTCGACCTTGAGTCGATCGTCGATGACCTGCCGCCGATCTACAAGGCGTTCTACGCCGACGAAGCCAAGCGCACCTGCCCGAATTGCGGCACGATCCATCCGGGCAAGGAGCCGCCGGAGGGCTGGGTGAAGCTCTAA
- a CDS encoding ABC transporter substrate-binding protein, with protein sequence MRKTLFLAAAGIAALMSGTALAQDPLKIGMITTLSGPAGYLGQDIRDGMLLAIEMEGGKLGGVPVELVVEDDGLKPGNGRQIAEKFMNDEGMKLLTGIVFSNVAGATVPDIVNNGGIYISPNAGPSNLAGAECHENYFVVSWQNDALHEAAGAAAKKLGFKKAFVLAPNYQAGKDAINGFKRTFGGEIVGEIYTQLDQTDFASEMAQIRAADPEVVFQFHPGGLGIAFLKQYAQAGLNGQIPMVLSEPSTDAVVLNAVGDAAIGIFATAHWNRDFENDANLEFVQAWDKKYGRPITYYASQGYDTAKLIASALAKTGGVEDIDKFREAVRAADFKSVRGDFKFGKNQHPVHDWYLLDIVAGADGKPTAVTKDKLLDDYGDAYADQCKM encoded by the coding sequence ATGAGGAAGACACTGTTTCTGGCCGCAGCAGGCATTGCTGCGCTGATGAGCGGAACTGCCCTGGCGCAGGACCCGCTGAAGATCGGCATGATCACGACCCTGTCCGGCCCGGCCGGCTATCTCGGTCAGGACATCCGCGACGGCATGCTGCTTGCCATCGAGATGGAAGGCGGCAAGCTGGGCGGCGTGCCCGTCGAGCTGGTTGTCGAGGACGACGGCCTGAAGCCGGGCAACGGCCGCCAGATCGCCGAGAAGTTCATGAACGACGAGGGCATGAAGCTGCTGACCGGCATCGTGTTCTCCAACGTGGCCGGCGCGACCGTTCCCGACATCGTCAACAACGGCGGCATCTACATCTCGCCGAACGCCGGGCCGTCCAACCTGGCCGGTGCGGAGTGCCACGAGAACTATTTCGTCGTCTCCTGGCAGAACGACGCGCTGCATGAGGCCGCCGGTGCCGCTGCCAAGAAGCTCGGCTTCAAGAAGGCCTTCGTGCTGGCCCCGAACTACCAGGCCGGCAAGGACGCCATCAACGGCTTCAAGCGCACCTTCGGCGGCGAGATCGTCGGCGAGATCTACACCCAGCTCGACCAGACCGACTTTGCCTCGGAAATGGCCCAGATCCGCGCGGCCGATCCGGAAGTCGTGTTCCAGTTCCATCCGGGCGGCCTCGGCATCGCCTTCCTGAAGCAGTATGCCCAGGCCGGTCTCAACGGCCAGATCCCGATGGTCCTGTCCGAGCCCTCGACCGACGCGGTGGTGCTCAATGCCGTCGGCGATGCCGCCATCGGCATCTTCGCGACCGCCCACTGGAACCGCGACTTCGAGAACGACGCCAACCTCGAGTTCGTGCAGGCCTGGGACAAGAAGTACGGCCGTCCGATCACCTATTACGCCTCCCAGGGCTACGACACGGCCAAGCTGATCGCCTCGGCCCTCGCCAAGACCGGCGGCGTCGAGGACATCGACAAGTTCCGCGAGGCCGTCCGTGCGGCCGACTTCAAGAGCGTCCGCGGCGACTTCAAGTTCGGCAAGAACCAGCATCCGGTGCATGACTGGTATCTGCTCGACATCGTCGCCGGTGCGGATGGCAAGCCGACCGCAGTCACCAAGGACAAGCTCCTGGACGACTACGGCGACGCTTACGCCGACCAGTGCAAGATGTAA
- a CDS encoding branched-chain amino acid ABC transporter permease, whose amino-acid sequence MRNRLLALLLIVGLAALPTLTAEFGHASLLALATRILIYGMAAASLNFVLGYGGMVSFGHAAFFGIGAYVVGILATHHASGEPLFGIIPGTDQMLVTLPLAVLVAGAFAAAIGALSLRTGGVQFIMITLAFAQMLFFLFVSLKAYGGEDGIIINRTNALPGLNMRDKATFYYVVLVITVLFFFGLRRLTRSSFGTVISGIRQNERRMAALGIPAYRYKLYAFILSGMGAGLAGALMANFLRFASPDMMHWTKSGELMIMVILGGVGTLFGPFLGAGAFLILETFLAEWSEHWPFALGLILLIVVLGTRGGLQAAIQRVTTLVRGGAK is encoded by the coding sequence ATGCGCAACAGGCTTCTTGCCCTTCTCCTGATCGTCGGCCTCGCTGCCCTGCCGACGCTGACTGCCGAATTCGGCCACGCCTCGCTGCTGGCGCTCGCCACCCGCATCCTGATCTACGGCATGGCGGCGGCAAGCCTCAACTTCGTGCTGGGCTACGGCGGCATGGTGAGCTTCGGCCACGCGGCCTTCTTCGGCATCGGCGCCTATGTGGTCGGCATCCTGGCCACGCACCATGCCAGCGGCGAGCCGCTGTTCGGCATCATCCCCGGCACCGACCAGATGCTGGTGACGCTGCCGCTCGCCGTGCTGGTGGCCGGCGCCTTCGCGGCCGCGATCGGTGCCCTGTCCCTGCGCACCGGCGGCGTCCAGTTCATCATGATCACGCTGGCCTTCGCCCAGATGCTGTTCTTCCTCTTCGTCTCGCTGAAGGCCTATGGCGGAGAGGACGGCATCATCATCAACCGCACCAATGCGCTGCCCGGCCTGAACATGCGCGACAAGGCGACCTTCTATTATGTCGTCCTCGTCATCACCGTGCTGTTCTTCTTCGGCCTGCGCCGGCTCACCCGGTCAAGCTTCGGCACGGTGATCTCCGGCATCCGGCAGAACGAGCGCCGCATGGCCGCGCTCGGCATCCCGGCCTATCGCTACAAGCTCTATGCCTTCATCCTGTCGGGCATGGGCGCGGGGCTGGCCGGCGCGCTGATGGCGAACTTCCTGCGCTTCGCCTCGCCGGACATGATGCACTGGACCAAGTCCGGCGAGCTGATGATCATGGTCATCCTCGGTGGCGTCGGCACGCTGTTCGGACCGTTCCTCGGGGCAGGGGCCTTCCTCATCCTCGAGACGTTCCTCGCCGAATGGTCCGAGCACTGGCCCTTTGCCCTCGGCCTGATCCTGCTCATCGTGGTGCTTGGCACCCGCGGCGGGCTGCAGGCCGCCATCCAGCGTGTCACCACACTTGTCCGGGGAGGGGCCAAATGA
- a CDS encoding ABC transporter ATP-binding protein: MSVILSIEGLVKTFGGLIATDHVSLEVREGEIHALIGPNGAGKSTLINQLCGELVSDAGTIHLAGKEITGLKVPDRVALGLGRTFQITSLLDEMTVLENVGMAIQVREGHNFRILDLVSRRRTIWQEAEQRIADSGLSTRAGIRVADLSHGEKKQLELLVALAMKPRLLLLDEPMAGLGHVESQAMIGMLRETRKTAAMLLVEHDMEAVFALADRISVLVYGRVIASGTVDEIRNNPAVREAYLGAEDELC, translated from the coding sequence ATGAGCGTCATCCTGTCCATCGAGGGGCTGGTGAAGACCTTCGGCGGCCTCATCGCCACCGATCACGTCAGCCTCGAGGTGCGCGAGGGCGAGATCCACGCCCTGATCGGACCGAACGGGGCCGGCAAGTCGACCCTGATCAACCAGCTCTGCGGCGAGCTTGTCTCCGACGCCGGCACGATCCATCTGGCCGGCAAGGAGATCACCGGCCTGAAGGTGCCGGACCGGGTTGCCCTCGGCCTGGGCCGCACCTTCCAGATCACCAGCCTGCTCGACGAGATGACGGTGCTGGAGAATGTCGGCATGGCCATCCAGGTGCGCGAAGGTCACAACTTCCGCATCCTGGACCTGGTCAGCCGCCGCCGGACGATCTGGCAGGAGGCCGAGCAGCGGATCGCCGACAGCGGCCTGTCGACCCGCGCCGGCATCCGGGTGGCCGACCTCTCCCACGGCGAGAAGAAACAGCTGGAACTGCTTGTGGCGCTTGCCATGAAGCCGCGCCTCCTTCTCCTCGACGAGCCGATGGCCGGCCTCGGCCATGTCGAGAGCCAGGCCATGATCGGCATGCTGCGCGAGACCCGCAAGACCGCCGCCATGCTGCTGGTCGAGCATGACATGGAGGCCGTGTTCGCGCTCGCCGACCGCATCTCCGTGCTCGTCTACGGCCGTGTCATCGCAAGCGGCACCGTCGACGAGATCCGCAACAATCCGGCCGTGCGCGAGGCCTATCTCGGAGCGGAGGACGAACTGTGCTGA
- a CDS encoding ATP-binding cassette domain-containing protein, translating into MLSVSNLQAAYGKSQVLFDVNLEIRDGEVVTLMGRNGMGKTTTVRCIMGLLAPRGGAIQFEGVATAGLAPERIARLGAGLVPEGRQIFPTLKVRENLIATAANRLKRPDPWTLERVYTLFPRLKERAEQVAGTLSGGEQQMLAVGRALMTNPRLLILDEATEGLAPVIRTEIWHCIEHLKQQGQSILLIDKNLSVLKRLADRHYIVEKGKTVWSGTGADMERDAERVQTYVGL; encoded by the coding sequence GTGCTGAGCGTCTCCAACCTTCAGGCGGCCTATGGCAAGAGCCAGGTGCTGTTCGACGTCAATCTCGAGATCCGCGACGGCGAGGTCGTGACCCTCATGGGCCGCAACGGCATGGGCAAGACCACGACCGTGCGCTGCATCATGGGGCTGCTGGCCCCGCGGGGCGGGGCCATCCAGTTCGAGGGCGTGGCCACGGCCGGCCTTGCCCCCGAGCGGATCGCCCGCCTCGGGGCGGGGCTCGTGCCGGAGGGGCGGCAGATCTTCCCGACCCTCAAGGTGCGCGAGAACCTCATTGCCACGGCCGCCAACCGCCTCAAGCGCCCGGATCCCTGGACGCTGGAGCGGGTCTACACCCTGTTTCCGCGCCTCAAGGAACGCGCCGAGCAGGTGGCCGGCACCCTGTCGGGCGGCGAGCAGCAGATGCTGGCGGTCGGTCGCGCGCTGATGACCAATCCGCGCCTCCTCATCCTCGACGAGGCGACCGAAGGCCTTGCGCCGGTGATCCGCACGGAGATCTGGCACTGCATCGAGCATCTCAAGCAGCAGGGCCAGTCGATCCTCCTGATCGACAAGAACCTTTCCGTTCTCAAGCGGCTCGCCGACCGGCACTACATCGTGGAGAAGGGCAAGACCGTGTGGAGTGGAACCGGGGCCGACATGGAGCGGGACGCGGAGCGGGTGCAGACCTATGTCGGGCTCTGA